The Pseudomonas saponiphila DNA window GCTGCGGTGGCTTCCATATCGGTGGTCGGGTCGGCACCGGCGGCGATCGCCTGCTGCAACTCTGCCACCGAAGGGGCAGCTTGCGCGCTGGCCTGTGCCAGGTCGGTGCCGGAATCCGGCGCGGCGCCGCTCCACTGAGTGTCACGACCAAGATCGAGTGTGCGCCCGTCGGTCAATTCCAGGGTGACCGCACCGGCCGGGCCGGTATCGACCTGGTCACCCACGAACAGGCGGTCGCCTTCGATGAGTACGCGCCGGATTCCTTCCGGGGAAACTACGAAAACCTGACCGACAATGCTTTTGACGATGGCAACAACACTGCTCATTGGGGACTCTCCGATGTACCGCTTAATCGACTTCCATGTACCGGCTTGGGCTCGGGCCGCAACTCAGTCAGGAGGTACATTGCTGTGTAATTGAAAACGGGTATTTGACAGTATAGCTGTCAATATATTGGCTAGTTTTTTTCGAGATTAACTTTATGCCAAACTATTGACCTTATGGGTGCCATCCTAAACAATCGCTGAATTAATGTCACATTGATATTCGTGCAGTAACCTGACTTGAAGTATGTGAACCAGTTCTTAGTTTGAACTTTCCGACGGGCGGTCGTTAATGGTTGTAATCAATCAATGTGGCGCCACGTTTTGACGTGTTTCTGGACATGCTGTCCGAGGGAAATTTCTATCATGCGTTTTCACCTGTTAAAGGCCCTGCCGTTCGCCTTGGCCGCGAGTTTCGTGCAGGCACAAACACTCCCCGAAGCCATGCAGAAAGCACTGGATGTGCACCCGGAAATTCAAGCCGGGGTCAACAGCCGTCTAGCCGCTGACTATCAACTCAAAGCCGCCAAAGGTGGCTATCTGCCACGTGTCGACATGCTCGCCGGCTATGGTCGCGAGGGCACTGATAACCCCAGTACTCGTGCGGGTACTGGCAGCAATCACTGGGAAACCTTGAATCGCGGAGAGTCAAGTTTACGTCTCCAACAGATGGTTTTTGACGGTTTTGCCACCTCCAGTGAAGTGGGGCGTCAACAAGCCACCGTCAATTCCCGGGCTTATTCCCTGCTCGGCACCTCCGAGCGCACGGCGCTGACCGTAGCCCAGGTGTACCTGGACGTACTGACCCGCCGTCAATTCGTGCAGTTGGCGGAAGACAATCTGCGCAATCACGAACGCATCTACGACCAGATCAGACTGCGCACCCAACGCGGAGTGGGCAGCGGTGCCGACCTCGATCAGGCCGAAGCGCGCATGGCCCAGGCCCGCAACAACCTGATCACCGAGCAGACCAACCTGGCCGACGCCCAGACCAACTACCTGAGTGCGGTAGGACAGATGCCCGATCAACTGGAGCGTCCTGCCAGCTTTATGGCGATGATGCCGGCCAACCTTGATGAAGCCCGGCGCCAGATGCTGGAAAACAGCCCGATCCTGCGCTCCGCGGAATCCGACATCGTTGCCGCCGAGAAGCAGTACGACGCCGCCAAATCGGCGTTCTACCCACGTTTTGATGCTGAACTGGGACGCACTGCCGACAACGATCTGGACGGTCAGAACGGCCACAACAATGAATGGCAGGCCATGCTGCGCATGCGCTTCAACCTGTTCGCCGGTGGCAGCAACAAGGCCGATCTGGAGTCCAAGGCCTACCAGTCGAACCAGGCCCTGG harbors:
- a CDS encoding TolC family outer membrane protein codes for the protein MRFHLLKALPFALAASFVQAQTLPEAMQKALDVHPEIQAGVNSRLAADYQLKAAKGGYLPRVDMLAGYGREGTDNPSTRAGTGSNHWETLNRGESSLRLQQMVFDGFATSSEVGRQQATVNSRAYSLLGTSERTALTVAQVYLDVLTRRQFVQLAEDNLRNHERIYDQIRLRTQRGVGSGADLDQAEARMAQARNNLITEQTNLADAQTNYLSAVGQMPDQLERPASFMAMMPANLDEARRQMLENSPILRSAESDIVAAEKQYDAAKSAFYPRFDAELGRTADNDLDGQNGHNNEWQAMLRMRFNLFAGGSNKADLESKAYQSNQALDIRNNALRVLNEELGLAWNALNNANAQVPIAQEYVDRSTAVRTAYQKQFSLGERTLLDLLDSENELFTASRRLAEIKNIQLFTQYRIKATMGELLKSQGVVAPMASVVQNDAKPKVQLPGMN